In Citrus sinensis cultivar Valencia sweet orange chromosome 3, DVS_A1.0, whole genome shotgun sequence, the sequence ataaaaaCCATTGATGCAAATTCCagtaatttaaattaggagaaacctgtggtgcaactgtggtaccgtgccacagttgcattcagccgttggatgccaGTGAACCCCACCAATATAAGTGAATTAAAACGGCTGGATGCAACTGTAatacggtaccacagttgcaccgtagCCTAATCCTTTAAATTATGTGATGCCTCACCAAAATTTCCATTAAGCACTTCTGAAGCAATGTAACGAATTGTCCTTCTAGCCTCCAACGCCGGCACACTACTCGTTTGGGAATAGGACTTTTAGCCCCCACCGTTTAAGGAAATAAACaccctttaatattttaaaaaagacatataattcccaaatctttttaatttttagggcTGTGGCATTCAGAGTTTTAGGGAGGAAGAcgattttagaaattttatccGTCATTTCTTGTAAATAcaagtatattttttaatatattatagttatttaatatattattataatttattaatatattaatatactattaacaataagtaataataacaataataatttttaataaataatcacaataattaaaatacaaaataataattatagttcATTAAGTagtttttagtaatttgttacaaactaacttatttcaattctgattccaagacaaagtaaacacattaatgaCAATCCAACTCATTTCGATTTCTacagttcaagtaaataacttattctaattttgattctCCATTCACATTACAGCCCATTCTTGTCTACTTCAAttccaaattaataaatgcatCATAAAAGTAATTGAATCTATAACTATACAATGATATAAATGTACGCGTGTAAAAGATTACCAATTCGCAAATTCTACAAAAGAAACTTATATCATGTCATGACATTGAAATGGTGGAAGTATCTATTGGTGGTCACGGAGGAGAAGGTGCAAAAGGCTTTGGTGTACCTTTCAAAGCGTCGCTGCTAGTCTTCTTTGCAATAACATTTGATTGACATAACAtgaatttagttttaaaattaattaattattcatttatatatCAGTTTGatccaattaaaaaatagcttTGGTGTACCTTTCAAGGGTCCGCTTGTAATACAGCGTTTGTATCTCATACAgctgaatttaatattttattaaaaaaaatgacaaccGTTAGATAGAAGTAAATACATCCAATGGTTAATATGTGTGATAACTCATTTTGGCGACCGAATATGGCAGTTattatttcatcaattaacTTAACTAAAAAATCACAGCCGTTGGATTGTCTCTCTCTCCATCATAATAAAAGCCTTCGCATTCTCCCCCCTATTGTTTTCTCCCACATCCAGAATTTTGGATGATAAGAACTTGTTATTCAAGAGTATTCACCACCCATCACAGCAAAGAGCAAAGATGTAGCCGAAGGAGTGTCGTTTATTCAAGCTTACTCGATCTGTCACTCTCACTTCAATTCGTCGCTCAACTTCTCGAGGGCATCTTCAGTTCGTCACTCACAGCTTCAAATTTTCACTCTCGTCAATCACCTCTCTTGCTGTACCTCTCTCTTATGTCTCCCAACAATTTCGGTGAGCTCTCTCtctaatttaatatatgataaaaaatcttatcatGTCATTTAAATATGCTTGAAGTTTCAGTTTAGTTTATGATTATTACTTGAAATTTTGAGATGATTTCCAGGGATTGATAATTGAAAGATAATTGGTAGGGcttgtgttttttttgttttttttatcttgaGATTATGTTTTTcacaaaaagggaaaaaaaaaaaaagaggttgCACTATCTAGCATCATGCAACTGCAAGTAATGGGGTTTGTTACTTTGTTTTGATGAGCTGCGAATTGGGGCTTCTCATTTTCTTGAATTATCTTCAATATAAGTGGAAAGGGATTTCTTCTctccaaaaaattattgtatatttccttttaaattcTAGATTGACATGTAGCCGATTTTTGATGTTTGAaggattttattaaagaatGTGCTGCTGCCAGTGGCATGAATTAATGTAGTCTCGCTAGTATTCCTGATTTGGGGTAATGATGTAATTGAATgattatatttctattattcttatatttgaATCCAGTGATATTGTGATGGTTTTATGATAATATTCTATCGTTTTGTGCCGCAAATCAGCCAATGAGTTGGGTATGTGCTGGGTATATGCTGTATGGGGTTGTTGTTGAATTTACTGGACCTTGGATGTGATTCTTGCCGTGTTTATAAGAAATAGACAAATGTCTTTCTATGGTAATAGAATTGTCTAAGTTGCGTTACGATAAATGTTAAGTAACTATGCTTTGTAACCTTAAACCTTTATTTGTAAGACTTGGTGTACTTGACTGTGaaagaatgttaaatgttGACTTATTTTCATTGGTGAAGATAAATGAAGTTAGGAAAGGTTTGTAATCACTATAACCGTGACAATTTCTTGGGTAgacttgtaataattttattcatggcatgtaatttgtttttatcagAGGGCATGTTTACTTGTAGTCTCAAATCTAGggtaatatttaaaataagttcTGCAATATATGTtttgctattttttattttttgtttttattttaattggtttTAGTATTACTTGGAGGGGAATTCTGATCTACTGAAGTTTATGAAGCTGGTGCAGCAAGCAGGCCTTTATCTTAATCTTACAATTGGCCCTTACGATTGTGGTAAGTGGAATTTTGTGTAAGTtacaacaatataattttttgaaaagagcCGACAAGACGCtctattttcttctgtttttttGGAATGCTGAGCAAAACTTTTCTTTATTCTCAGGGGCCCTGTTTTGCTGAAGTATATTCCAGGTATCAATCCCTCTGATATACCATCCCTTTATTAGgagtttataataattcatGGGTTTTGTCATATTGGTTTCAATGCATTGGTTTTGATATTGGTTACAGCCCATCAGCCCCTACTCCTCTTTCCCAGCAGCCtttaatgcttttttttttaattttttttaagcattGTACTTTGATTCACTGTGAAATTTGTTTGTATGATGCTAAGTTGAGGACACGATAATAGTCATGATTTTATTGTATGCAGCAAAGATAAATgtccataaaattttatgttgttgAAATAATAAGATTTCGCTAATTTTGTAGTAAGAAATGAGGGCTATTGATCCCTTCCGTttattatattcaattttttttaaactctttcattcatttattgtgaaGTGTGTTTAGGTATTAGTCATGGGCAAAGGTAAAGATCTTTACTTTGGTATTTTTGTCTTCTTGTGCTTCATTGGTataaatgaggaaaaaaagccaaaaataaaataaaattataatatttgcaTGAATTCCATCATCTATGATATGTTGAATAGATTAAAAAGCAAGGAGTACAGTGATGGAATAGCAGGCGGGggaactatttttttttttaaaaatataatacatattGATGGAATAATTATCCTTCCCttaattatctaaaatttttcttttggaagaaTACAAATGGACAGTCAGCAACGAAAGCGTAAACGACAGCCAGGGGGCTTACAGAAAAAAGGTGCTCCTATTCTAAGAGCAAATGGTCAGGACGCAGTTCCAACGTCTTCAACTTATGGATTTGTCTCTTACTTGTAAGTAGTCATTGTGACTTACCTATCGGCAAATAAACACGCCGATACCAGATAACACTAATTAGATGTTATGGTTTTGCAGCATTGAGGAAGTTAAGCGGTTGAGAAGTGAAAATTCAGATTTGTCCATTACGCTTGGGGTTAGTATATTCATTAAATGTAGCATGTACATCTATTATTTTGTGggttttttatgttttaaaacaTATGCATTACCTTTTTTACAGTTACGAAAACATATTGGGAAAACCTACAAAGAACTTCCTCCCGAACAAAAGGCAAGGTACAAAAAGAGAGATGAAAGGATGGGTAATTCGGGTAATTCAAACTCACATTCTGGTGACAATGAAATAATGGAAACTAAGTGTGTACCTGAGCGGTTTTGTGCGCTGGTTAAGAGTTTATcggaagagaagaaaaaagcaaTAAGAGAAATAGGATTTGAAAGCCTGCTTGAACTCAGATGTGGCAAGCTGAAGAGGAAGTTATGCCATTGGTTAGTTAATCAGTTTAAACCTGAAAGGAATATAATTGAACTTCATGGTCAGAAATTAGAACTTTGTCCCAAAATATTTTCGAAAATCATGGGCGTAAAAGATGGAGGTATGGCCATTAAGATTAATGGTGCAAGTGATCATATTGCTGAAGTGCGACGTATTTTCCAACCAACAGTTAAAGGGATTCGCATCCGCATGCTCGAGGAACTAATAGAGCAATTAGATGAAGCCAACAAGATTTTCAAGGTTTGTGGATAACTCAATTACAGCGCTTGTAATTGCTTACAATTGATTgtgttttaaattatgaatctTTGTGCATAATCCCCGTTTAATCTATAGTATTTGTAATTGTAGTTGTATGAAACACttgaacttatttttaaaaatgtgcACACTTAAGCTATTTATGTAGCTTATTAATGCTTGCAACCGTTCACGATGTTGATATTCTTACATAAAGTTTTTTGCAGGTTGCATTTACCTTATTTGCTATAGCGACATTGTTATGTCCAATAGGCAGTTATATTTCAACGTTGTTTCTTCATCCCATCATGTTGTGCATGCAGATCTTTTATCTCCATAATGTTGCATATGACAACATTCAGCCCGATAGGAATATACTTCCCATCACATTCTGGAACAAATCAAGGATCAAGAAGTTCATGAAGTGGCTTAGATCCAAAGGAGGGATTGGAAGCGATAAGGTAATCTCTTCTTGTAGGGTGCTTAGTTGAATTGAAAACAGAATTAGTTGCATTATGCAGTATAGGCATAAATTCATTATCTATGTCAATTCATTCATAATTTGACTCCAAATAGAGTAATAGATCACCATTAATTTTTGGTAATCGAttcacttttttaaattttcaaatctgtCGTCAAGCTGGTCTACCACAACAGCCAAATGGTTTTGATTGCGACTACTATGTGATGAAGTATATGGATAGTCCTTGTATTGTTGTCCATGACTCTTATCAGGTTTGTACAGTTGTATCTTATTGGTGTATAGTATCTTTTCAGTATTAGATTAACAAATAAGGATTTCTATCAGCAAGATGAGGATCgactttttaaaaaaggttattttttttttaactttttcagCATGACTCGGATCACGCTCGCCTTCTTCTAGCTCTTTATTTGGTGCAATCTCCGCTTAACAAGATTAGGTGTCGACTTATTCAAGAAGCGCGCAAGTTATAGGTTGACTGTGccgtcttttttttttttttgtttgccgGACCATTTTGTAGCATTGTAGCAACGTTAGGGTAAAAGGTTGGCAAATTTTTTGTGATGCCACCCCATTTGTTGGTATTTTGTATAGCAACTACTGTTGTTGTAAAATCCGCGAGTTCACTAACCTGGGTTAGCTGATGGGTGGCCCTCTTATTTTTTGGCTGAGGGTGCTTATTTTACAAACATGTGTGTTCCGGCAAGATTACAATTACTGCGCAGGCGTACAGCAACTGTGATGGccctattattttttgtacatGTGAGGGTGTTTATTTAGTAAGAAATTGTACATTTAATGGTTAATCAATTGATGTGTACGCTTCTGTACAagttttctgtttttcttgatttcagttttttcttttttaagtgcAAGATTAAATGGTGGACGGTTTGGAATTGTTGTTTGGCTGTTGGGAAATGAGAAAGGACAATGAAAAACTAAACTCGGCACCAATTAGTTAAGTGGAATAAAATGAGTATACAGGTTTGTCCACCTAAAGGCCCCTTCGGTTTCTGATCTTGAAAACCTTgttcaagaatttgaaaacaGGTGGGGAGAACAACATGTTCTTGTTAAACAAATAAGCCTTTGGATAGATAGATTTAAAGCACATGTCAAATAGTTTACCATTTTTTAAATGCTCGTTTTCTACACACCAGAGACTACAATGTATGTTTTTCGAAACTTAAGAATTCTTCTCAATTTTACGTTAAATTAgcatattttttcataaataaatataactaaaaatatttttcgtTCTATTCATTTGACCAAAAATGCCTCATTTAACGCCTGGAGGGGTTGGAGACAACAGTGAAAtggcttaaaatttttaggtttttactggtttttatattaaatagtttgaatagaaaatattGTTTGACAATTTAAGCGTTGGTTCTTTCGTTCTCTTAAAATTGTTGGCCTAAATGGCgaataaatcattaattttgataataacaattacatGAAAAAACGATAATTTAGTATAtttataatctcatatttatttaaaggtaAACTTTCTACCCTAACTAAAATCAAGCTCAAGGCATAAATGATCAATGAGAGCTATAAAAAGGGTACGACGAGTTATAAAGAGGGTACCAACTCGAATAATTCACTTTTCCATACTCCTCATGCGAATACACTTTACTGTGTCCACGACTTTGTATCTTAAAAGCTCAAGGCTTCCTTTCATAATCTCTATaacaaattatcaattttcattGTATAAAGTTGTATATTTTACAAggcaaattatttaatcaaaatgagtatttgaaaatttacgGACCACATCAACAAGATTTCAGTTTTTTAGCTTCTtacatgttatttttaaacGCTCAAAAAGGACCTATacgaaaataattgaatatacTCGTTCAAAGTATAATTACAGAAATTAGTGCTCATGGGCACAAAGTTTGCGGCTTACCTCTTCCTGtgaagcggctaaccgcttgaaTTCACTTGCATGCCAGAAACATAGCGGCAACCCGCCTTCCATACGCGGCTAGCCGCATGTACATCACTTTTTGTAACCCATTCCAGAAACATAGCGGCTACCCCCCTTCATTTCGCGGCTAGCCGCATGTGCTACGCTTTTGATAACCCATTCCCAAACATAGCGGCTACCCTCCTTCCACTGTCTTCCTCCTCAATTTTTTAGCGGTCTCTCTCCCCTCTCACTCTCGCTGAAAATTGTGCACTGCTTACACATTTTGTCTCCAAATTCACTCTCCGAAACAATTTTCCATCCATTTTACCTCAATTATCAACTCCCAAACTCTCATTGCATATACACGCACGACTGCCTTATGGGAGAAAATGGAACGAAAGCTTCGAATTAATCCAACGAAGAATTCAAATTACTTGGAATCTCAATACAAATATTGGTACATGTAGGCATTTAGTAGGAATATTGAATGCAAAATCAGTGGACCTATAAGTTGAAACAAGCAAACCAAAAACTGAGACAACTGAACTGaaccaagaaaatattttagatatttaacCCACATCATTCAATTTTAATCCAATTACTGGGAACATGGAACACAAAACATTTGCAACTGCAATTGAAAATACATCAACCGAAAAATGGAGAAACCACAACCGAAAATAGTGATCCACTTAACCGAAAACCTAGTATGTAACCTTATAACTGGAAATTTGACGACCGAATAGGAATAATTAACGTAAAACTagagaaaacgttagttcaaACACATTAACCATTAAAAAACCTGATATGTAACCTTATTAATTGGTAATTTGAAGATGGAATAGGAATAATTAACGTAAAGCTAGAGAAAACGTTACTTGAAACGCATTAACCATTAATAGAGAAATTAGAACGAAAACTTGGAACAGATCCAacgaaaaattcaaattacttGAATATGACATTATATATTGGTACTCGACGAACTTAGTAGGAATATCGAACGCAAAATTTCCGAATTAATAAGTTGAAACTATGAACCAAAAAATGAAACAGATTAACCAAAAACCGAGACAATCAAACCAAGATATAGGTTAATGATATTTAACGCACGTAGTTGAAATTTTACCGAATTAACTGAAATCAAGAACGCAAAGCCTGTGAAACTATAATTGAAATACATCAACCAAAAATGGAGAAAGACCAACCAAAATTGGTTACCAACgtaaccaaaataaattcctacaaACCTCTAACCTGCTACTTAACCTTCAGAACTGGAATTTAAACGTATTAGTTGGAATATTTAACGTAAAAAACAGGAGAAAACTTTAGCTGAAACACACTAGCCATTAAAAGAGAAAGTAGAATGTGAACTTGGAACGATccaacaaaaaattcaaaatgactTGGAATATCACAACAGATTTTGGTACCTGACGAACTTACTACGAATATTAAACGCAAAATAATTGAACCAATAAGTTGAAACATGTTAACAAAAATGTGAGAATTTTTTACCCCAAACCGAGACAAATCAAACCaagaaaaatgttaatgaTATTTAACTCATGCAATTGAAATTTCTGCAAATTAACTGAAATCCAGAACGTAACAcctatgaaattttaattgaaatacgACAACCACAATTTGAGAAAGAGCAACCAAAATTGGTGATCCacataaccaaaataaatttctaaaaaccAAACCTGGTACCAAACCTTAATAACTGGAATCTCAACGAGTTAATTGGaatatttaatgtaaaatttaagataatattAGTTGAAATATATGAACGATTGAGGGAGAAAATAGAACGCAAAGTTGGAACATATCCAACGAAAAATTCAAATGACTTGGAATCTAACAACAAATGTTGGTACTTGATGAATTTACCGGAAATAGCGAACGCAAAATTAGTGAACCGATAAGTTGAAACATGTTAAccaaaaagtgaaaattatgAACCAAAACCGACACAAATCTCACCAAGAAAATTGTTAATgatatttaaccaaaatatttataaatttgccGAATTAACTGGAATAAGGAATGCAAACCCTGtgaaacaataattgaaatatagCAACCAAAAATGGAGAAAGACCAACCAAAATTGGTTACCAAcgtaaccaaaataaatatctaCAAACCAAACCTGGTACTTAACCTTGGGAACTGGAATTTAAACGCGTTAATTGGAATATTTAACGTAAAACAGGAGAAAACGTTAGCTGAAAACCACTAACCATTAAAAGAGAAAGTTGAACGCGAACTTggaacaaaaaattcaaaatgactTGAAATATCACAACAGATGTTGGCACTCGATGAAGTTACTAGGAatattaaatgcaaaataagTGAATCAATAAGTTGAAACATGTTAACAAAAATGTGAGAATTATTTACCTCAAACCGAGACAAATCAAACCaagaaaaatgttaatgaTATTTAACCCAtacaattgaaattttgacaaattaaCTGAAATCCAGAACGTAAAACCtgtgaaattttaattgaaatacgGCAACCACCATTGGAGAAAGAGCAACCAAAATTGGTGATCCACATAACCAAAATCAATTTCTAGAAACCAAACATGGTACCAAACCTTAATAACTGAAATCTCAACTATTTAATTGGAATATTTAACGTAAAACTTGAGATAATTTAGTTGAAATATATGAACCATTAAGAGAGAAAGTTGAACGAAAACTTGGAACAGATCCAACGAAAAATTCAAATGACTTGGAATCTAACAACAAATATTGGTACTTGATGAATTTAGCGGAAATAACGAACGCAAAAGTAAGGGACCaataagttgaaaaatatgaagCTATTAATGGAGAAGCATTACCAAAACTTGGAACtgatcaaacaaaaaaattaatatcgttATCTAACCTATAAAATTGGAAGCTTCACAAATTGGTTGAAATGTTAGACGTACAACTAGTGAAATAATAGTTGAAATATTGAAACCAAATGTGGAGAAAGTTTTAcccaattttgaaattaatctaACAAGAAATGGTTTTATTTcgaatttaacccaaaatatgCGTATTGTACGACTTTAGTGGGAATACTCAACGTAAAACTAGTGGATCAAAAAGTGGAGATAAGCAAACCAATTTGTGAGAAAGTGTAATCAAAATTAGGTACGTGTTAAATTAACTTGGAATGTCACcaaatatattgatattaaaccaaaaaaatcgAGACatacttattttaattgttttaacttttattcaagcaaaatataatttttttccccttaaatATTGTTTGTGTTcaatatttactaaatttcCTTGactttttccattttattttattttttccgcataaaaaaatttgttttttaaattattaaatgaacaaCCGGTAAAATACCGGTTGTTCAAGTTTCCTTATTACTGTTGAGGCGGCTGTATCACAAACAGTACTGTATTATAGGAAGACTCACCTTTCAAAGCGTCGCTGCTAGTCTTCTTTGAAATAACATTTGATTGACATAACAtgaatttagttttaaaattaattaattattcatttatatatCAGTTTgatccaataaaaaataagattttttttaaaaattattatctaacaatttatcaaattattaattaccacGTTAATCCTAAGTTGGGACGgacaaaatttgttatttaattaaagttaaaaatttatggaATATTAATTTAACGAGGTATTGTTGGATAAATTCATTTGAGtcctcaaattaaaattaaacgtTGTAGATTTACAATTACACATTTATTGATACTCATTACtcaattctaaaatatattgGGATGCCAGTGAGGCGGATCTGGTTGGATATATCCATACTACTCGGGATCCAAAATCAtgataaaaatgaagatttaTGTAATTGGAATTAATATGGTCTATGGCTCTATGCTTGCTAGAAACAATGAGGTCTTGtatatacaaattaaactGTGTACGGTCGACAGCGGGGCCCCagaaaatggagaaattttaaaacataatgtATGAGAGCGAATTGTGTGTTTACATGTAAAGTCAATATCGTCTTCGTTGGTCGTCGTTAGA encodes:
- the LOC127898704 gene encoding uncharacterized protein LOC127898704 isoform X1, with product MDSQQRKRKRQPGGLQKKGAPILRANGQDAVPTSSTYGFVSYFIEEVKRLRSENSDLSITLGLRKHIGKTYKELPPEQKARYKKRDERMGNSGNSNSHSGDNEIMETKCVPERFCALVKSLSEEKKKAIREIGFESLLELRCGKLKRKLCHWLVNQFKPERNIIELHGQKLELCPKIFSKIMGVKDGGMAIKINGASDHIAEVRRIFQPTVKGIRIRMLEELIEQLDEANKIFKIFYLHNVAYDNIQPDRNILPITFWNKSRIKKFMKWLRSKGGIGSDKHDSDHARLLLALYLVQSPLNKIRCRLIQEARKL
- the LOC127898704 gene encoding uncharacterized protein LOC127898704 isoform X2 — protein: MDSQQRKRKRQPGGLQKKGAPILRANGQDAVPTSSTYGFVSYFIEEVKRLRSENSDLSITLGLRKHIGKTYKELPPEQKARYKKRDERMGNSGNSNSHSGDNEIMETKCVPERFCALVKSLSEEKKKAIREIGFESLLELRCGKLKRKLCHWLVNQFKPERNIIELHGQKLELCPKIFSKIMGVKDGGMAIKINGASDHIAEVRRIFQPTVKGIRIRMLEELIEQLDEANKIFKIFYLHNVAYDNIQPDRNILPITFWNKSRIKKFMKWLRSKGGIGSDKLVYHNSQMVLIATTM